The Magnetovibrio sp. PR-2 region GACGTGCCCGAATGGGCCGCCAAAGTTGGCCATGAAACGGTCGATTCTGGGGAGAAGGAAGACCACTGGTTTGTGGTCGTGAAAAAAACCAAGTAACGACATGCCCTTTCCATGCTGGGGAGCATGAGAAGTGAGGGGGTTAGAGGGAGGATTCTTATGTCGAAAAAAGTACTCATCGTCGGTGGCGGTTTAGCCGGCACCATCATTGCCAACGGATTGATTCGTCACATCGGCGAAGAAATCCGCAAAGGCGACGTTTCCATCACCATGTTGGGCACGTCCGATACGCACATGTATCAACCGGGCTTGCTTTACATTCCGTTCGGTAAAATCCGCGAGCGCGAACTGTTCCGCCCGCAGCGCAAAGTCTTGGACAAGCGCGTTATCTTCCACATCGACCCGGCGACTAACATCGACGTCGAAAACAAGAAGGTCACATGTAACTCCGGGACCGTGCATGACTACGACTATTTGGTCATCGCCACTGGCTCGCGTTTGATGCCGCAAAACATTCCGGGTTTGGCCGAAGGCGCGCACTGGCTCTACGACTTGGAAGGTGCCCGCAAAATGCGCGACGCCCTGGACAAGTTCGAAGGCGGCAAAATCGTCGTCAACGTCAACGCACCGCACAAGTGCCCAGTCGCCCCCTTGGAAATTACCTTCATGCTCAAAGAGTATCTAGAAGGCAAAGGGCTGTGGGATAAAACGGAAATCACTTATACCTATCCCATCGGTCGCCTTCACGCGTTGGAGCCGGTTGCCGAATGGGCCAAACCGGCCATGGATGAAGCAGGCATCAAGTACGAAACCTTCTTCAACACCAAAGAA contains the following coding sequences:
- a CDS encoding NAD(P)/FAD-dependent oxidoreductase — translated: MSKKVLIVGGGLAGTIIANGLIRHIGEEIRKGDVSITMLGTSDTHMYQPGLLYIPFGKIRERELFRPQRKVLDKRVIFHIDPATNIDVENKKVTCNSGTVHDYDYLVIATGSRLMPQNIPGLAEGAHWLYDLEGARKMRDALDKFEGGKIVVNVNAPHKCPVAPLEITFMLKEYLEGKGLWDKTEITYTYPIGRLHALEPVAEWAKPAMDEAGIKYETFFNTKEVDPAGKTIESEEGVTLDYDFLVTIPPHNGAEVITESGLGDGGWVPTDRKKLTHPEHSDVFVCGDTTNIPISKAGSTAHFEADTVIDNLASLLTEGRWARDYDGKVFCFVETGMKTGTYVWFNYETPPNPGAPSQMIHWFKLAYNRLYWLSARGLL